From a region of the Candidatus Brocadia sp. genome:
- a CDS encoding transposase, producing MLKNKRNIRRKKHREHLKQLLSLNETINTVLILKDKLKHIWTYTSRTWARKTIDEWSLLARTLNYSVVNKFANMLTKYSYGILNHCDYKIHTSKLEGVNNKIKVIKRKAYGFHDERYFSLKIIQAFAN from the coding sequence TTGTTAAAAAACAAGCGAAATATTCGCAGGAAAAAACACCGAGAACATCTCAAACAGCTCTTGTCGCTCAATGAAACCATAAATACCGTTCTGATTCTTAAAGATAAGCTCAAACATATTTGGACCTATACCTCACGGACGTGGGCCAGAAAAACCATTGATGAATGGAGCCTCCTGGCGAGAACGCTCAACTATTCCGTCGTGAATAAATTTGCAAATATGCTTACAAAATACAGCTACGGAATCTTGAATCACTGTGACTATAAAATTCATACCAGTAAACTCGAAGGGGTTAATAATAAGATCAAAGTTATCAAAAGAAAAGCTTATGGATTTCATGACGAACGGTACTTTTCATTAAAAATTATACAAGCTTTTGCAAACTAA
- a CDS encoding transposase encodes MSFIRRIKRGASIYLAEVENVRVGGKVIQKHIRYVGKEVADTPILTGSVANSTIDRVTIYGPLLMLDEIARQIDLSGILGEYGDYLLSLAYAHCISPDSLTGMADWYQKTEMGSLLSLSDVTYKKLIEAIDSVEGMKGAEIQWQIFGRLKEILNLSAKGYFYDITNIYFYGVCCPLAKRGHNAEGRRERQIQVGLAVTQGERIPIFHKVFEGNIFDARTLPDILLHLRGQHIKDICIVWDRGVSSQLNIKEAKEMGFEVLCGLALKGDLKKVADHVLGEDIISMKQRVRLQNATFYVKKKRYRIDGIDGYLAVCLNEKEKQAIRERRYDEIDHALQQIGQNKDIREGLKKYISGNKANYKSLTLAGRYDGISVIFSARNLSEKDMIRGYFEKDTVEKSFRCMKSLLEMDKVRFWLTNRVKGHIFVCYLAYLLLSVLEYRLKKIGIKATEAIETMESMCRVYITDPKSKNRFVKTVTLSKKQEDILREINPHLLTKCNV; translated from the coding sequence ATGAGCTTTATACGGAGGATAAAACGAGGAGCCTCAATTTACCTAGCCGAGGTAGAAAATGTAAGAGTAGGCGGCAAGGTTATCCAGAAGCATATCCGGTATGTGGGTAAAGAAGTAGCTGATACACCGATTTTAACAGGGTCGGTGGCGAATTCCACGATAGATCGGGTGACAATCTATGGTCCCTTATTGATGTTAGACGAGATCGCAAGACAAATTGATTTATCTGGTATATTGGGGGAATATGGGGACTATTTGTTAAGCTTGGCCTATGCTCATTGCATTTCGCCAGATAGTTTAACGGGGATGGCAGATTGGTATCAGAAGACCGAGATGGGTAGTCTTCTTTCTCTTTCCGATGTTACGTACAAGAAATTGATCGAGGCAATCGATTCGGTAGAGGGGATGAAAGGGGCGGAGATTCAATGGCAAATATTTGGACGTTTAAAAGAGATTTTAAATCTATCGGCGAAAGGGTATTTTTACGATATTACGAACATCTATTTTTACGGGGTATGTTGCCCTCTGGCCAAGCGTGGGCATAATGCGGAAGGGAGGAGGGAGCGGCAAATTCAGGTTGGATTAGCGGTAACGCAGGGGGAAAGGATTCCAATATTTCACAAAGTATTTGAGGGAAACATCTTTGATGCGAGGACACTGCCGGACATTCTTCTTCATCTTAGAGGTCAGCATATCAAGGACATCTGTATTGTATGGGACCGAGGAGTTTCTTCTCAATTGAACATCAAAGAAGCCAAAGAGATGGGATTTGAAGTGTTATGTGGGCTAGCGTTGAAAGGAGATTTAAAGAAGGTTGCCGATCACGTTCTGGGGGAGGATATCATCTCCATGAAGCAGAGAGTAAGACTTCAGAATGCCACCTTCTATGTGAAGAAGAAACGGTACCGGATAGACGGGATTGATGGATATCTTGCCGTTTGTCTTAACGAGAAAGAAAAGCAGGCGATTCGCGAGAGGAGATATGACGAGATTGATCATGCCCTCCAACAGATCGGTCAGAACAAGGATATCCGCGAGGGGCTGAAGAAATATATAAGCGGGAATAAGGCCAATTACAAGTCTTTGACATTGGCAGGGCGCTATGACGGAATATCGGTAATCTTCTCGGCGAGGAATCTCAGTGAAAAAGATATGATCAGGGGGTATTTTGAAAAAGATACCGTAGAGAAATCCTTCCGATGTATGAAAAGCCTTTTAGAAATGGACAAGGTAAGGTTCTGGCTAACTAATCGAGTCAAGGGACATATTTTTGTTTGCTATCTCGCCTATTTACTTCTCTCTGTCCTTGAATACAGACTTAAGAAAATAGGAATAAAGGCAACTGAGGCAATAGAAACCATGGAGTCGATGTGTCGAGTGTACATCACCGATCCAAAATCAAAAAACAGATTCGTAAAAACAGTAACTCTGAGTAAAAAACAAGAAGACATCCTAAGGGAAATTAATCCGCATCTCTTGACAAAGTGTAATGTATAA
- the htpG gene encoding molecular chaperone HtpG, whose product MAEDIKQGESFEFQAEIKKLLNILSHSLYTHKEVFLRELISNASDALTKMRYYSLSNPDYEGKDLPLEIHIDVDEKNKILTISDTGIGMTRDEVVQNVGTIAKSGSLEFIANLSEQARKDSNIIGQFGVGFYSVFMVADEVRIRTRSYNKDEPACEWHSDGTGKYFLNPVEKEKRGTDIVVHLKEDEKEYTDKSRIQSIIKKYSNFVSFPIMVCGERANQITAIWKEPKKNITDEQYNEFYKFISNTEDTPLFRLHTSAEAPIQFSSILYCPSMNYETYGFKKLEHGLQLYSNKILIQSDCKMLLPEYLRFIRGVVDSADIPLNISRETFQDNRMIQKMKGILVKQIITLLQELDKNEKEKYETFWRQFGRILKEGVHFDFENRDPLAQLLRFNSSQCADASGLVSLKEYVGRMKPEQKEIYYITAVNRDTIEKSPYLEIFRKKEVEVLYLTDPNDEFILSGLHEFEQKPIRSADQANLDLLKDGDKKIVDVSEEPQNYEEIFKHLLKTVKVTLADRVMDVKESSRLVDSPCCLVNPDGVPSVHVQKLIQMMDSNYKISKKIMEINRKNRMIQNLSRMNENPSCQPLIEKIVHQLFENALMQDGVVFDPTSMVPRLNELMEELTKAVLGEGKKIII is encoded by the coding sequence ATGGCCGAAGACATAAAACAGGGAGAAAGTTTTGAGTTTCAGGCAGAGATTAAAAAATTATTAAACATCCTTTCCCATTCTCTTTACACCCATAAAGAGGTCTTTCTCAGGGAGCTTATCTCAAATGCCTCCGATGCGCTGACCAAGATGCGCTATTACTCCCTCTCAAATCCGGATTACGAGGGAAAGGACCTTCCTCTGGAAATTCATATCGACGTGGATGAAAAAAACAAGATCTTAACGATCAGCGATACCGGTATCGGCATGACAAGGGACGAAGTGGTTCAGAATGTAGGGACTATTGCAAAATCAGGGTCGCTGGAATTTATCGCGAACCTGTCAGAGCAGGCCAGGAAGGACTCAAATATCATTGGTCAATTTGGTGTGGGTTTCTACTCGGTGTTCATGGTTGCCGATGAGGTCAGGATCAGGACGCGTTCGTACAACAAGGACGAACCGGCATGCGAATGGCATTCAGATGGTACGGGAAAATATTTTTTGAATCCCGTTGAGAAAGAAAAGCGAGGTACGGATATTGTCGTTCATCTCAAGGAAGACGAAAAGGAATATACCGATAAGTCCAGGATCCAGTCGATTATCAAGAAATATTCAAATTTTGTCAGCTTCCCAATTATGGTCTGTGGCGAAAGGGCCAACCAGATTACGGCCATCTGGAAGGAACCCAAAAAGAATATCACCGATGAGCAATACAACGAATTTTACAAGTTTATTTCAAACACGGAGGACACCCCGCTCTTCCGGCTGCATACCTCCGCGGAGGCCCCGATCCAGTTCTCCAGCATATTGTACTGTCCATCGATGAATTACGAGACGTACGGCTTTAAAAAACTGGAACATGGACTACAGCTCTATTCCAACAAGATTCTGATTCAGTCCGATTGCAAGATGCTCTTGCCGGAATATCTGAGATTCATTCGCGGCGTGGTAGACTCGGCGGATATTCCCTTAAATATTTCACGCGAAACCTTCCAGGACAACAGGATGATCCAGAAGATGAAGGGCATCCTTGTGAAGCAGATCATAACCCTGTTGCAGGAGTTGGACAAAAACGAGAAGGAAAAATACGAAACTTTTTGGAGACAATTTGGAAGGATTCTCAAGGAAGGCGTACACTTTGATTTCGAGAATCGCGACCCGCTGGCGCAACTGCTGAGGTTCAATTCCTCCCAATGCGCAGATGCCAGCGGCCTGGTCTCTCTGAAGGAATACGTGGGCAGGATGAAGCCTGAGCAGAAAGAGATTTATTATATAACGGCGGTGAATCGGGACACGATTGAAAAGAGCCCCTATCTGGAAATATTCCGCAAAAAAGAGGTAGAAGTGCTCTATTTAACCGACCCAAATGATGAATTCATCCTTTCTGGTCTTCACGAGTTTGAGCAAAAACCCATTCGTTCCGCCGACCAGGCGAATCTGGATTTACTTAAGGACGGCGACAAGAAGATTGTGGACGTCTCTGAAGAACCCCAAAATTATGAGGAAATATTCAAACACCTCCTGAAAACGGTGAAGGTAACCCTGGCGGACCGGGTCATGGACGTCAAGGAATCGAGCCGTCTGGTCGACAGCCCCTGTTGTCTCGTAAACCCCGATGGCGTACCCAGCGTCCACGTCCAGAAACTGATACAAATGATGGACAGCAATTATAAGATATCCAAGAAGATTATGGAGATTAACCGCAAGAACCGGATGATCCAAAACCTGTCCCGGATGAACGAGAATCCCAGTTGCCAGCCGCTCATTGAAAAGATCGTACACCAGCTCTTTGAGAATGCATTGATGCAGGATGGGGTTGTCTTTGATCCCACATCCATGGTGCCGCGGCTGAACGAACTTATGGAGGAACTGACAAAGGCCGTGCTTGGCGAGGGAAAGAAGATTATTATTTAG
- a CDS encoding DUF1566 domain-containing protein, whose translation MCFLRFCAVVIGLIIFVPFLACYGTPGYPGIPTARAADKLDSNTSSNHRFTDNSDGTVTDNLTGLIWLQNANVAGARNWTDALADVENLNRDGTMHGTSAGDKSKGGGHQNDWRLPNRSELSGLTDSSNNNPALPSGYARFFSGVQSDSYWSGDTLKGGIAYAWVVNLSDHGIMDTANKIETCYVWPVRAGK comes from the coding sequence ATGTGTTTTTTGCGCTTTTGTGCGGTAGTTATTGGCCTAATTATATTCGTCCCTTTTTTAGCCTGCTACGGAACTCCCGGCTATCCGGGCATTCCCACTGCCAGGGCCGCAGATAAGCTTGATTCGAATACTTCGTCCAATCATCGCTTTACGGATAATAGTGACGGCACCGTAACGGATAACCTTACCGGATTGATATGGCTGCAGAATGCCAATGTCGCTGGAGCGAGAAACTGGACAGATGCCCTGGCCGACGTGGAGAACCTGAATAGAGACGGGACGATGCATGGAACTTCTGCTGGTGATAAGAGCAAGGGTGGTGGTCACCAAAATGACTGGCGTTTGCCGAATAGGAGCGAATTGTCAGGTTTGACTGATTCAAGTAACAATAATCCCGCACTGCCATCGGGCTACGCCAGATTCTTCAGCGGTGTGCAGTCGGATAGCTACTGGTCGGGTGACACCCTCAAGGGAGGGATAGCTTATGCATGGGTCGTGAATCTGAGCGACCACGGCATCATGGACACAGCCAATAAGATTGAAACGTGCTATGTATGGCCTGTTCGTGCAGGAAAATAA
- a CDS encoding carboxypeptidase M32, with product MQENLNDLKKRLSEINDINHAVAVLGWDQQTYMPSGGAAARARQLATLSHIAHEKFIDDAIGRLLGELHEYAGGLPYDSDDASLIRVTKRDYDKARRVPSSLVSEIVHASAHAFEAWRKARNESRFSDFAPYLQRNLDLKKHYARCLGYTDCIYDPLLDEYEPGMKTSQVKTIFQTIKRELVPLVQTISAKLHLVDNAFLHQVFDEQAQWDIGIEAARLTGYDFERGRQDRSPHPFTTSFSVDDVRITTRILHDYFPAAFFATLHEVGHALYNQGIRPELEQTPLADGASLGAHESQSRLWENLVGRSRPFWKFFMPRLQTAFPEQFRKVTVEKMYCGVNRVEPSFIRVEADEITYNLHIMMRFELENALLEERLPVNDLPEAWNKKMQEYLGIAPPNDALGVLQDVHWSHGSFGYFPTYSLGNIFAAQLFDTIKRDIPDLDKRFEQGEFHGLLDWLRTHLHTHGRKFTLDELAKKITGASLKTDSFIAYLKGKYGEMYHF from the coding sequence ATGCAAGAGAATCTCAATGACTTGAAGAAGCGTCTGTCTGAAATAAACGATATCAATCATGCGGTGGCGGTACTCGGATGGGATCAACAAACCTATATGCCTTCCGGTGGTGCCGCGGCGCGCGCCAGGCAGCTTGCGACCTTAAGCCATATTGCCCATGAAAAATTTATTGATGATGCCATTGGCCGCCTTCTCGGTGAACTGCATGAATATGCCGGGGGGCTGCCGTATGATTCTGATGATGCAAGCCTTATCCGGGTAACGAAACGTGACTACGATAAGGCGCGCCGGGTGCCGTCTTCGTTGGTATCGGAGATTGTCCATGCCAGCGCTCATGCCTTTGAAGCCTGGAGAAAGGCAAGGAATGAGTCGCGATTCTCCGACTTTGCACCGTATCTTCAAAGGAATCTTGACCTGAAAAAACATTACGCCAGGTGCCTTGGATACACGGATTGTATCTACGACCCGCTGCTTGATGAATATGAACCCGGTATGAAAACGAGCCAGGTAAAAACGATTTTTCAAACAATCAAACGGGAACTGGTGCCGCTTGTTCAGACGATTTCAGCAAAATTGCACCTCGTGGACAACGCCTTTTTACATCAGGTGTTTGATGAGCAGGCACAGTGGGATATTGGCATTGAAGCAGCACGGTTAACGGGCTATGATTTTGAACGCGGACGCCAGGATCGTTCACCGCATCCATTCACGACGTCTTTTTCCGTGGACGACGTGCGGATAACCACGCGCATTCTGCATGATTATTTTCCCGCCGCCTTTTTTGCAACCCTGCATGAAGTTGGGCATGCGCTCTACAACCAAGGAATCCGTCCCGAGCTCGAACAGACACCGCTTGCGGACGGCGCATCCCTCGGCGCTCATGAATCGCAATCGCGGCTCTGGGAAAATCTTGTCGGACGCAGCAGGCCTTTTTGGAAATTTTTCATGCCGCGCTTACAGACCGCTTTTCCTGAACAGTTCAGAAAGGTAACCGTTGAAAAGATGTACTGCGGGGTAAACCGGGTGGAACCTTCTTTCATTCGCGTCGAGGCGGATGAGATTACCTATAACCTGCACATCATGATGCGTTTTGAGTTGGAAAACGCCCTGCTCGAAGAACGTCTGCCAGTAAACGACCTGCCTGAGGCATGGAACAAAAAAATGCAGGAATATCTTGGCATCGCGCCGCCAAACGATGCGCTGGGCGTCCTGCAGGATGTTCACTGGTCGCATGGCAGCTTTGGTTACTTTCCAACGTATTCGCTCGGCAATATCTTTGCCGCACAATTATTCGATACGATCAAAAGAGACATCCCCGATCTTGACAAACGCTTTGAGCAAGGTGAATTTCATGGGCTGCTTGATTGGCTTCGCACCCATCTGCATACCCATGGCCGTAAATTTACGCTGGATGAATTAGCAAAGAAAATCACCGGCGCATCCCTGAAAACAGATTCTTTCATTGCTTACCTGAAGGGTAAATATGGAGAAATGTACCATTTTTAA
- the alr gene encoding alanine racemase, which translates to MHRPTWVEIDLHALRHNLLAIQRKVGPQIKIMGIVKADAYGHGDYEVSRILLKHGVAMLGIAILEEAIQLRDKGIQAPLFLFGGIFEEQIDDVIHYNVTPSVYDLKLAGVLSKRAQYFHKTVSVHVYVDTGMGSIGVRHDKAVAFVKSLQEMKNLSVDGIYTHCSCSDEKESAYTNLQISRFRDVLARLEVAKIPIPLRHMANSGAIIGYPDAYFAMVRPGLSLYGLYPSDGVSRDIGIRPVMCLKTRIIHIKEFEPGDVVGYGRAHVVTKRTSVATLPFGYNDGYNRLLSGQGFVLIRGIKAPIIGRVCMDQCFVDISHMQGATVGDEVVVYGQQGQESISIESVAKQLNTIPYEVTCNVSKRVPRVYIGDEDGVRATSSISASTDT; encoded by the coding sequence ATGCACAGACCAACATGGGTTGAAATTGACCTGCATGCCTTACGGCATAATTTACTTGCCATACAAAGGAAGGTTGGTCCGCAGATCAAAATCATGGGTATTGTCAAGGCCGATGCCTATGGTCATGGGGATTACGAGGTAAGCAGGATTTTGTTAAAGCACGGGGTTGCAATGCTGGGGATCGCTATTCTTGAAGAGGCCATTCAATTACGGGATAAAGGCATACAAGCGCCGTTATTCCTTTTTGGAGGGATCTTTGAAGAACAAATTGATGACGTTATTCACTATAACGTAACCCCTTCCGTTTATGATTTGAAGCTTGCCGGAGTTTTATCGAAAAGGGCGCAGTATTTTCACAAGACCGTAAGCGTCCATGTTTACGTGGATACCGGCATGGGTAGTATTGGTGTGCGACACGACAAGGCTGTAGCGTTTGTGAAGTCTTTGCAAGAGATGAAAAATCTCTCCGTTGACGGAATCTATACCCATTGCTCTTGTTCAGACGAGAAGGAATCGGCGTATACCAATCTGCAAATCAGCAGGTTCAGGGACGTGCTGGCGCGTCTGGAGGTGGCCAAGATACCTATTCCGTTAAGGCATATGGCGAATAGCGGGGCCATTATCGGGTACCCGGATGCGTATTTTGCCATGGTCAGGCCTGGTCTTTCGTTATACGGACTCTATCCTTCAGATGGGGTATCAAGGGACATCGGAATAAGGCCGGTCATGTGTCTCAAGACGCGCATTATTCATATCAAGGAGTTTGAGCCAGGCGATGTTGTTGGATATGGCAGGGCACATGTGGTCACGAAACGCACGAGCGTCGCAACCCTTCCCTTTGGATATAACGACGGATATAACCGGCTGCTCTCTGGTCAGGGATTCGTTCTTATCCGGGGCATTAAGGCACCCATTATCGGACGGGTTTGTATGGACCAGTGTTTCGTGGATATAAGCCACATGCAGGGAGCAACCGTAGGAGACGAGGTTGTTGTGTATGGCCAGCAGGGACAGGAATCCATTTCCATAGAATCCGTTGCAAAACAACTCAATACCATCCCGTATGAGGTTACGTGTAACGTGAGCAAACGCGTACCCAGGGTCTATATTGGAGATGAGGATGGAGTCAGGGCTACGTCAAGTATAAGCGCAAGTACTGACACGTAA